From one Pseudomonas sp. B21-048 genomic stretch:
- the hisA gene encoding 1-(5-phosphoribosyl)-5-[(5-phosphoribosylamino)methylideneamino]imidazole-4-carboxamide isomerase, translating to MLIIPAIDLKDGACVRLRQGRMEDSTVFSDDPVSMAAKWVEGGCRRLHLVDLNGAFEGQPVNGEVVTAIAKRYPNLPIQIGGGIRSLETIEHYVKAGVSYVIIGTKAVKDPAFVAEACRAFPGKVIVGLDAKDGFVATDGWAEISTIQVIDLAKQFEADGVSAIVYTDIAKDGMMQGCNVSYTAALAAATKIPVIASGGIHNLGDIKSLLDAKAPGIIGAITGRAIYEGTLDVAEAQAFCDSYKG from the coding sequence ATGCTAATTATTCCCGCTATCGATCTTAAAGACGGTGCCTGTGTTCGTCTGCGTCAGGGCCGCATGGAAGATTCCACGGTGTTCTCCGATGACCCGGTGAGCATGGCTGCCAAGTGGGTGGAAGGCGGTTGCCGCCGTCTGCATCTGGTCGACCTGAACGGTGCCTTCGAAGGCCAGCCGGTCAACGGCGAAGTGGTCACCGCCATCGCCAAGCGTTATCCGAACCTGCCGATTCAGATCGGCGGCGGTATTCGCTCGCTGGAAACCATTGAACACTACGTCAAAGCAGGCGTGAGCTACGTGATCATCGGCACCAAAGCCGTGAAAGATCCGGCTTTCGTTGCCGAAGCCTGCCGCGCGTTCCCGGGCAAAGTGATCGTTGGTCTGGATGCCAAAGACGGTTTTGTCGCCACCGACGGCTGGGCTGAAATCAGCACCATTCAGGTGATTGACCTGGCCAAGCAATTCGAAGCCGACGGCGTGTCCGCGATCGTTTATACCGACATCGCCAAAGACGGCATGATGCAGGGCTGCAACGTTTCGTACACCGCCGCCCTGGCCGCTGCGACGAAGATTCCGGTGATCGCTTCCGGCGGTATCCACAATCTGGGTGACATCAAGTCGCTGCTCGACGCCAAGGCGCCAGGCATCATCGGCGCCATCACCGGCCGGGCGATTTACGAAGGCACCCTCGATGTTGCTGAAGCGCAAGCTTTCTGCGATTCGTACAAAGGCTGA
- the hisF gene encoding imidazole glycerol phosphate synthase subunit HisF, which produces MALAKRIIPCLDVDNGRVVKGVKFENIRDAGDPVEIARRYDEQGADEITFLDITASVDGRDTTLHTVERMASQVFIPLTVGGGVRTVQDIRNLLNAGADKVSINTAAVFNPEFVGEAAQHFGSQCIVVAIDAKKVSGPGETPRWEIFTHGGRKPTGLDAVEWAKKMEGLGAGEILLTSMDQDGMKNGFDLGVTRAISDALGIPVIASGGVGNLQHLADGILEGHASAVLAASIFHFGEYTVQEAKAYMAHRGIVMR; this is translated from the coding sequence ATGGCGCTGGCCAAACGCATCATCCCTTGCCTGGACGTGGATAACGGCCGGGTGGTCAAGGGCGTCAAGTTCGAGAACATTCGCGATGCCGGCGACCCGGTGGAAATCGCCCGTCGTTACGATGAGCAAGGTGCCGACGAGATTACCTTTCTCGACATCACCGCCAGCGTCGACGGTCGCGACACCACGCTGCACACCGTCGAACGCATGGCCAGCCAGGTGTTCATCCCGCTGACTGTCGGCGGCGGCGTACGTACCGTGCAGGACATTCGCAACTTGCTCAATGCCGGTGCGGACAAGGTCTCGATCAACACCGCGGCGGTGTTCAATCCGGAATTCGTCGGCGAAGCGGCCCAGCATTTCGGCTCGCAATGCATCGTCGTCGCCATCGACGCGAAGAAGGTTTCCGGTCCGGGCGAAACCCCGCGCTGGGAAATCTTCACCCACGGTGGTCGCAAGCCAACCGGTCTCGACGCGGTTGAGTGGGCGAAGAAGATGGAAGGCCTGGGTGCCGGCGAAATCCTGCTGACCAGCATGGACCAGGACGGCATGAAAAACGGCTTCGACTTGGGCGTCACCCGCGCCATCAGCGATGCGCTGGGGATTCCGGTGATCGCGTCCGGCGGTGTTGGCAACTTGCAGCACTTGGCCGACGGCATTCTCGAAGGCCACGCCAGCGCGGTGCTGGCGGCGAGTATTTTCCACTTTGGCGAATATACCGTGCAGGAAGCCAAGGCCTACATGGCTCATCGCGGCATCGTGATGCGTTAA
- a CDS encoding ABC transporter substrate-binding protein, with protein sequence MLKRLLLILASASLLLINGVYAKESPSTGLVLLTENFPPYNMAKNGKNFAQDENINGIATDIIREMFKRADITYSLTLRFPWERIYKLALEKPGYGVFVMARLPDREKLFKWVGPIGPDDWILLAKADSKITLESLEQARQYKIGAYKGDAIAETLAKQGLKPIVVLRDQDNAKKLVEGQIDLWATGDPAGRYLARREGVNGLKTVLRFNSAELYLALNKDVPDETVAKLQAALDQLRKEGIVDDIMGRYL encoded by the coding sequence ATGCTAAAACGTCTTCTTCTTATCCTCGCCAGCGCTTCCCTGTTGCTCATCAACGGCGTTTACGCCAAAGAAAGTCCCAGCACCGGCCTGGTGTTGCTGACTGAAAACTTCCCGCCCTACAACATGGCGAAGAACGGCAAGAACTTCGCGCAGGACGAGAATATCAATGGCATCGCCACGGACATCATCCGCGAGATGTTCAAACGCGCCGACATTACCTACAGCTTGACGCTGCGTTTCCCCTGGGAACGTATCTACAAACTCGCCCTGGAAAAGCCTGGTTATGGCGTGTTCGTGATGGCGCGGTTGCCGGATCGAGAGAAGCTCTTCAAGTGGGTCGGCCCTATCGGCCCCGACGACTGGATTCTGCTGGCCAAGGCCGATAGCAAGATCACCCTCGAGTCGCTGGAGCAGGCGCGCCAATACAAGATTGGCGCCTACAAGGGCGACGCGATTGCCGAGACGCTGGCCAAGCAAGGATTGAAGCCGATTGTTGTGCTGCGGGATCAGGACAATGCAAAAAAACTGGTCGAGGGCCAGATCGACTTGTGGGCCACCGGTGACCCTGCCGGGCGTTATCTGGCGCGTCGCGAAGGCGTCAACGGGCTCAAGACCGTACTGCGCTTCAACAGCGCCGAGTTGTACCTGGCATTGAACAAAGACGTGCCGGATGAAACTGTCGCGAAGCTGCAGGCCGCGCTGGATCAATTGCGCAAGGAAGGCATCGTTGACGACATCATGGGGCGCTATCTGTAG
- a CDS encoding divergent polysaccharide deacetylase family protein, with protein sequence MRLRLLLGLLCCLAGVAHAAPATTAATPHKAYLSLIIDDLGQNLPRDRRVLALPGPVTTAIMPDTPHATEFAREAHRAGKIVILHMPMDPATGPFAWHPELPIEELEKRLNAAFKAVPYTAGINNHMGSRMTVQQSAMAWLMADLQRRHNFFVDSRTSAQTVAAAEAQKIGLASVSRDVFLDDEPTEAAIFTQLQTAISLARKQGSAVMIGHPYPQTLAVLERELPKLKAQGIDWIDIKQMISVRGNRATAAHGKDGQYRLPTAR encoded by the coding sequence ATGCGCCTGCGGTTGCTCCTCGGTCTGCTGTGCTGTCTGGCGGGTGTCGCTCACGCGGCGCCTGCCACGACAGCGGCCACACCTCACAAGGCTTATCTGAGCCTGATCATCGATGACCTGGGGCAGAACCTGCCCCGGGATCGCCGCGTGCTGGCCCTGCCCGGCCCGGTCACCACGGCAATCATGCCCGATACACCCCACGCCACCGAATTCGCCCGCGAAGCCCATCGCGCCGGCAAGATTGTCATCCTGCATATGCCCATGGACCCGGCCACTGGGCCATTCGCCTGGCATCCCGAGCTACCCATCGAAGAACTCGAGAAGCGCCTGAACGCGGCGTTCAAAGCTGTGCCGTACACCGCCGGCATCAACAACCACATGGGCAGCCGCATGACTGTTCAGCAATCGGCCATGGCCTGGCTGATGGCGGACTTGCAGCGTCGGCACAATTTCTTCGTCGACAGCCGCACCAGTGCGCAAACCGTGGCGGCCGCCGAGGCGCAGAAGATTGGTTTGGCGAGCGTTTCGCGGGATGTGTTCCTGGATGACGAGCCCACTGAAGCCGCGATTTTCACTCAGCTACAGACGGCTATCAGCCTGGCGCGCAAGCAGGGTTCCGCGGTGATGATCGGGCATCCGTATCCGCAGACATTGGCGGTGCTTGAACGTGAATTGCCCAAGCTCAAGGCCCAGGGCATTGACTGGATCGACATCAAACAGATGATCAGTGTGCGCGGCAATCGTGCAACGGCAGCGCACGGCAAGGATGGTCAGTACCGCCTCCCGACTGCCCGGTAA
- a CDS encoding S41 family peptidase, whose product MLYLSRLTSLALTIALVIAAPLAFAAQPTPAVAPAGTAATTKAPLPLDELRTFAEVMDRIKAAYVEPVDDKTLLENAIKGMLSNLDPHSAYLGPEDFAELQESTSGEFGGLGIEVGAEDGFIKVVSPIDDTPASKAGIQAGDFIVKINGQPTRGQSMTEAIDKMRGKIGQKITLTLVRDGGAPFDVTLVRAIIQVKSVKSQLLESGYGYIRITQFQVKTGEEVSKALAKLRKDNGKKLSGIVLDLRNNPGGVLQSAVEVVDHFITKGLIVYTKGRIANSELRFSATGKDESEAVPMVVLINGGSASASEIVAGALQDQKRAVVMGTTSFGKGSVQTVLPLNNERALKITTALYYTPNGRSIQAQGIVPDIEVRKAKITSEQDGEYFKEADLQGHLGNGNGGADKPTGSGGKAKAMPQDDDYQLAQALSLLKGLSITSGR is encoded by the coding sequence ATGCTGTATTTGTCCCGCCTTACCTCGCTGGCCCTGACGATTGCCCTGGTGATCGCCGCGCCGTTGGCGTTTGCCGCTCAACCGACCCCGGCGGTCGCACCTGCCGGCACCGCTGCGACCACCAAGGCGCCATTGCCGCTGGACGAGTTGCGCACCTTTGCCGAAGTCATGGACCGGATCAAGGCAGCCTATGTAGAGCCGGTGGACGACAAGACCCTGCTGGAAAACGCCATCAAAGGCATGCTCAGCAACCTCGACCCGCACTCCGCGTACCTGGGCCCGGAAGACTTCGCTGAATTGCAGGAAAGCACCAGCGGCGAATTTGGCGGCCTGGGCATCGAAGTCGGCGCCGAAGACGGTTTCATCAAGGTGGTTTCCCCCATCGATGACACCCCGGCCTCCAAGGCTGGCATTCAGGCCGGCGACTTCATCGTCAAGATCAACGGCCAGCCGACTCGCGGCCAGAGCATGACCGAAGCCATCGACAAGATGCGCGGCAAGATCGGCCAGAAGATCACCCTGACCCTGGTACGCGACGGTGGCGCGCCATTCGACGTGACCCTGGTCCGCGCCATCATTCAAGTGAAGAGCGTGAAGAGCCAGCTGCTGGAGTCCGGCTACGGTTACATCCGCATCACCCAGTTCCAGGTCAAGACCGGCGAAGAGGTCTCCAAGGCCCTGGCCAAGTTGCGTAAGGACAACGGCAAGAAGCTCAGCGGTATCGTCCTCGACTTGCGCAACAACCCGGGCGGCGTGCTGCAATCGGCAGTGGAAGTGGTCGACCACTTCATTACCAAGGGCTTGATCGTCTACACCAAGGGCCGCATCGCCAACTCCGAACTGCGCTTCTCCGCCACCGGCAAGGACGAAAGCGAAGCCGTTCCAATGGTCGTGCTGATCAACGGCGGCAGCGCCTCGGCCTCGGAAATTGTCGCCGGCGCCCTGCAGGATCAGAAACGCGCGGTCGTCATGGGCACCACCAGTTTCGGCAAAGGCTCGGTACAAACCGTGTTGCCACTGAACAACGAACGCGCACTGAAAATCACCACGGCGCTGTACTACACGCCGAACGGCCGCTCAATTCAGGCGCAGGGCATCGTCCCGGACATCGAAGTGCGCAAGGCCAAGATCACTAGCGAGCAGGACGGCGAATACTTCAAGGAAGCCGATCTGCAAGGACACCTGGGCAATGGTAACGGCGGCGCCGACAAACCGACCGGTTCCGGTGGCAAAGCCAAGGCCATGCCGCAAGATGACGATTACCAGTTGGCCCAGGCCCTGAGCCTGCTCAAAGGGCTGAGCATCACCTCCGGCCGCTGA
- a CDS encoding murein hydrolase activator EnvC, with amino-acid sequence MLRVLIALALTCLLQPAFADERTQTQQQLDATRQDITELKKLLGKLQEEKSGVQKDLKGTETEMGKLEKQVEALQKELKKSESELQRLDAEKKKLQSARIEQQRLIAIQARAAYQNGRQEYLKLLLNQQNPEKFARTLTYYDYLSQARLEQLKNFNETLRQLANVEKDIGLQQAQLLVQKSSLDSQRDELDKVRQERQQVLTKLNDDVKARDQKLAAREQDQADLSKVLKTIEETLARQAREAEEARQKALIAQQEAEKKRLREAQAEADATDAPRKPAKSTPGALVSSSGETFGGPFASTRGRLPWPVDGRLLARFGESRGDDARTKWDGVMISASAGSQVHAVHGGRVVFADWLRGAGLLVILDHGNGFLSLYGHNQTLLKSAGDVVKAGESISTVGSSGGQDTPALYFAIRQQGHPSDPAQWCRAQG; translated from the coding sequence ATGCTTCGCGTCCTGATAGCCCTTGCCCTGACTTGCCTGCTTCAACCGGCCTTTGCCGACGAGCGCACGCAAACCCAACAACAGTTGGACGCCACGCGTCAGGACATTACCGAGCTGAAAAAACTGCTGGGTAAACTCCAGGAAGAAAAATCCGGGGTGCAGAAAGACCTCAAGGGCACCGAAACCGAGATGGGCAAGCTCGAGAAGCAGGTCGAAGCCCTGCAAAAAGAGCTGAAGAAAAGCGAATCCGAGCTGCAGCGACTCGATGCTGAGAAAAAAAAACTCCAGAGCGCGCGCATTGAACAGCAACGACTGATCGCCATCCAGGCCCGCGCGGCCTATCAGAATGGCCGTCAGGAGTACCTGAAGCTGCTGCTCAACCAGCAGAACCCGGAAAAATTCGCCCGCACCCTCACCTATTACGACTACCTGAGCCAGGCCCGCCTGGAGCAGCTGAAGAATTTCAACGAAACCCTGCGCCAACTGGCCAATGTCGAAAAAGACATCGGCCTGCAGCAAGCGCAATTGCTGGTGCAGAAAAGCAGCCTCGACAGCCAGCGTGACGAACTCGACAAGGTCCGCCAAGAGCGTCAGCAAGTCCTGACCAAACTCAACGACGACGTGAAGGCTCGCGATCAGAAACTGGCGGCGCGCGAGCAGGATCAGGCAGATCTGTCTAAAGTCCTTAAAACCATTGAAGAAACCTTGGCCCGTCAGGCCCGAGAGGCAGAAGAGGCGCGGCAAAAAGCGCTGATCGCCCAGCAGGAAGCCGAAAAAAAGCGTTTACGTGAGGCTCAGGCTGAAGCAGATGCCACCGATGCCCCACGCAAACCCGCTAAATCGACACCCGGCGCACTGGTTTCAAGTTCAGGCGAAACCTTTGGCGGCCCCTTTGCTTCCACCCGCGGCAGACTTCCATGGCCGGTTGATGGTCGACTGCTGGCGCGCTTCGGTGAAAGCCGTGGCGACGATGCCCGCACCAAATGGGATGGCGTGATGATCAGCGCTTCCGCCGGCAGCCAGGTGCATGCCGTGCACGGCGGCCGCGTGGTGTTTGCCGATTGGTTGCGAGGCGCCGGACTGCTGGTGATCCTCGATCATGGCAACGGTTTTTTGAGTCTTTACGGTCACAACCAGACGCTGCTCAAGTCTGCGGGTGACGTGGTAAAAGCCGGTGAGTCCATCTCCACTGTCGGTAGCAGTGGCGGGCAGGACACACCAGCGCTGTATTTCGCTATTCGTCAGCAGGGTCACCCGAGTGATCCGGCGCAATGGTGCCGCGCGCAAGGATAG
- the gpmI gene encoding 2,3-bisphosphoglycerate-independent phosphoglycerate mutase produces the protein MTTTPKPLVLMILDGFGHSDSQESNAIYAAKKPVLDRLWATVPNGLISGSGMDVGLPDGQMGNSEVGHMNLGAGRVVYQDFTRVTKAIRDGEFFENPTLCAAVDKAVAAGKAVHFMGLLSDGGVHSHQDHLVAMAELAYKRGAEKIYLHAFLDGRDTPPKSAQSSIELLDAAFQALGKGRIASIIGRYYAMDRDNRWDRVSQAYNLIVDGSSEFNAATAQEGLQAAYERGESDEFVKATSIGEPVKVEDGDAVVFMNFRADRARELTRVFVEDDFKEFERARQPKLAGFVMLTQYAASIPAPSAFAASSLDNVLGDYLAKNGKTQLRIAETEKYAHVTFFFSGGREEPFPGEERILIPSPKVATYDLQPEMSAPEVTDRIVDAIENQRYDVIVVNYANGDMVGHSGVFDAAVKAVECLDLCVGRIVDALEKVGGEALITADHGNVEQMSDASTGQAHTAHTTEPVPFIYVGKRDFKVRDGGVLADVAPTMLMLLGLEKPAEMTGTSILV, from the coding sequence ATGACTACGACGCCTAAACCTTTGGTCCTGATGATTCTCGACGGCTTCGGTCACAGTGACAGCCAGGAATCCAACGCTATCTATGCGGCAAAGAAGCCCGTACTGGACCGCCTGTGGGCCACTGTGCCAAATGGCTTGATCTCGGGCAGCGGCATGGACGTCGGCTTGCCGGACGGCCAGATGGGTAACTCCGAAGTCGGCCACATGAACCTCGGCGCCGGCCGGGTGGTGTATCAGGACTTCACCCGTGTGACCAAAGCGATTCGCGATGGCGAATTCTTCGAGAACCCGACCCTCTGCGCCGCGGTGGATAAAGCCGTTGCTGCCGGCAAAGCCGTGCACTTCATGGGGCTGCTGTCCGATGGCGGTGTTCACAGCCACCAGGATCACCTGGTCGCCATGGCTGAACTGGCCTACAAGCGCGGCGCCGAAAAAATCTACCTGCACGCCTTCCTTGATGGCCGTGATACGCCACCGAAAAGCGCCCAGTCGTCCATCGAACTGCTGGATGCTGCGTTCCAGGCCCTCGGTAAAGGTCGGATCGCCAGCATCATCGGCCGTTACTACGCCATGGACCGCGATAACCGTTGGGACCGCGTGTCCCAGGCCTACAACCTGATTGTCGATGGCAGCAGCGAATTCAACGCCGCCACCGCCCAGGAAGGCCTGCAAGCCGCGTATGAGCGCGGCGAGAGCGACGAATTCGTCAAAGCCACCAGCATTGGCGAGCCAGTGAAGGTTGAAGACGGCGACGCCGTGGTCTTCATGAACTTCCGCGCCGACCGTGCCCGCGAACTGACCCGCGTGTTCGTCGAAGACGACTTCAAGGAATTCGAACGTGCTCGCCAGCCAAAACTGGCCGGTTTCGTCATGCTGACCCAATACGCCGCCAGCATCCCCGCGCCGTCGGCCTTCGCCGCGAGCAGCCTGGACAACGTGCTGGGCGACTACCTGGCGAAAAACGGCAAGACGCAGCTGCGCATCGCCGAAACCGAAAAGTACGCCCACGTGACTTTCTTCTTCTCTGGCGGTCGCGAAGAACCGTTCCCGGGCGAAGAACGCATCCTGATCCCGTCGCCGAAAGTCGCCACCTATGACTTGCAGCCCGAGATGAGCGCCCCGGAAGTCACCGACCGCATCGTCGATGCCATTGAAAACCAGCGTTACGACGTGATCGTGGTCAACTACGCCAACGGCGACATGGTCGGCCATAGCGGTGTATTCGACGCGGCTGTCAAAGCAGTTGAATGCCTGGACCTGTGCGTCGGCCGCATCGTCGATGCGCTGGAAAAAGTCGGCGGCGAAGCCCTGATTACCGCCGACCACGGCAACGTCGAGCAAATGTCCGACGCATCGACCGGCCAGGCGCACACTGCGCATACCACCGAGCCGGTGCCGTTCATCTATGTCGGCAAGCGTGACTTCAAGGTCCGCGACGGCGGCGTACTGGCGGATGTCGCGCCGACCATGCTGATGTTGCTGGGGCTTGAGAAGCCGGCGGAGATGACGGGTACTTCGATTCTGGTGTAA
- a CDS encoding rhodanese-like domain-containing protein has translation MVDHLIQFATNHYILVGIFVVLAALLLAYQMQGGGRNLSTGELTGLVNKDEGIVIDIRPTKDFAAGHIVGALNIPQDKLTARVGELEKHKAKTIILVDAMGQTAGTHARELMKAGFTAAKLSGGISSWKADNLPLVK, from the coding sequence ATGGTTGATCACCTGATTCAATTCGCCACCAACCACTACATTCTCGTGGGTATCTTCGTTGTACTGGCGGCCTTGCTGTTGGCCTATCAGATGCAAGGCGGCGGCCGCAACCTTAGCACCGGTGAACTGACCGGGCTGGTCAACAAGGACGAGGGCATAGTGATCGACATTCGTCCGACCAAGGATTTCGCCGCCGGTCACATTGTTGGCGCGTTGAACATTCCTCAGGACAAACTGACCGCTCGCGTCGGCGAACTGGAAAAGCACAAGGCCAAGACCATTATCCTGGTCGACGCCATGGGCCAGACTGCCGGCACTCATGCCCGCGAACTGATGAAAGCCGGCTTCACCGCCGCCAAGCTGTCTGGCGGTATTTCCAGCTGGAAAGCCGACAATCTGCCGCTGGTGAAGTGA
- the grxC gene encoding glutaredoxin 3, which produces MNNVVVYSSDYCPYCSRAKYLLENKGVAFEEIKVDGKPQVRAAMAQKAGRTSVPQIWIGSTHVGGCDDLFALERAGKLDALLKA; this is translated from the coding sequence ATGAACAACGTCGTCGTCTATTCCAGCGATTACTGCCCTTATTGCTCGCGAGCCAAGTACCTGCTCGAGAACAAAGGCGTAGCCTTCGAAGAGATCAAGGTCGATGGCAAGCCGCAGGTGCGTGCCGCGATGGCTCAGAAGGCCGGACGTACGTCCGTGCCGCAGATCTGGATTGGCAGCACCCACGTGGGCGGTTGTGATGATTTGTTTGCCCTGGAGCGCGCCGGCAAGCTCGACGCCCTGCTCAAGGCCTGA
- the secB gene encoding protein-export chaperone SecB, translated as MTDQQNTAASEEETAPQFSLQRIYVRDLSFEAPKSPAIFRQQWEPSVGLDLNTRQKALEGDFHEVVLTLSVTVKNGEEVAFIAEVQQAGIFLIKNLDDASMSHTLGAFCPNILFPYARETLDSLVTRGSFPALMLAPVNFDALYAQELQRMQAAGETPTVQ; from the coding sequence ATGACTGACCAACAGAACACTGCAGCTAGCGAAGAAGAAACCGCACCGCAATTCTCCTTGCAGCGCATCTACGTACGTGACTTGTCCTTCGAAGCCCCGAAAAGCCCGGCGATCTTTCGCCAGCAGTGGGAGCCAAGCGTTGGTCTGGATCTGAACACCCGTCAGAAGGCTCTGGAAGGCGATTTCCACGAAGTCGTGCTGACCCTGTCAGTCACCGTGAAAAACGGTGAAGAAGTGGCGTTCATTGCTGAAGTGCAACAGGCCGGGATCTTCCTGATCAAGAACCTGGACGATGCTTCGATGAGTCACACCCTAGGCGCGTTCTGCCCGAACATCCTGTTCCCGTACGCTCGCGAAACCCTGGACAGCCTGGTGACCCGCGGTTCGTTCCCGGCCCTGATGCTGGCCCCGGTGAACTTCGACGCGCTGTACGCACAAGAGCTGCAACGCATGCAGGCCGCGGGCGAAACCCCGACTGTGCAATAA
- a CDS encoding tRNA (cytidine(34)-2'-O)-methyltransferase, whose product MFHVILFQPEIPPNTGNVIRLCANSGCHLHLIEPLGFEMDDKRLRRAGLDYHEYATLQRHADLASCLESLGHPRLFAFTTKGSRPFHDASFAEGDAFLFGPESRGLPAEVLDALPGEQRLRLPMREGCRSLNLSNTVAVAVYEGWRQLGFK is encoded by the coding sequence ATGTTTCACGTCATCCTTTTCCAACCAGAAATTCCGCCGAATACCGGCAACGTTATCAGGCTGTGCGCCAACAGTGGCTGCCACCTGCATTTGATCGAACCGCTGGGCTTCGAGATGGACGACAAGCGTCTGCGCCGGGCCGGCCTCGATTACCATGAGTATGCCACCCTGCAACGCCATGCGGACCTCGCCAGCTGCCTGGAAAGCCTCGGCCATCCACGGTTGTTCGCCTTTACCACCAAGGGTTCGCGGCCATTTCATGACGCCAGCTTCGCCGAGGGCGATGCCTTCCTGTTCGGCCCGGAAAGCCGTGGCTTGCCGGCCGAGGTGCTCGACGCCCTGCCCGGCGAACAACGCCTGCGCTTGCCGATGCGCGAAGGCTGCCGCAGCCTGAACCTGTCCAACACCGTGGCCGTCGCCGTGTATGAAGGCTGGCGCCAGCTCGGGTTCAAGTAA
- the ntrC gene encoding nitrogen regulation protein NR(I) translates to MSRSETVWIVDDDRSIRWVLEKALQQEGMTTQSFDSADGVMSRLARQQPDVIISDIRMPGASGLDLLARIREQHPRLPVIIMTAHSDLDSAVASYQGGAFEYLPKPFDVDEAVSLVKRANQHAQEQQGLEVVPTLTRTPEIIGEAPAMQEVFRAIGRLSHSNITVLINGESGTGKELVAHALHRHSPRAASPFIALNMAAIPKDLMESELFGHEKGAFTGAANLRRGRFEQADGGTLFLDEIGDMPADTQTRLLRVLADGEFYRVGGHVPVKVDVRIIAATHQNLETLVHAGKFREDLFHRLNVIRIHIPRLSDRREDIPTLAKHFLGRAAQELAVEPKLLKSETEEYLKNLPWPGNVRQLENTCRWITVMASGREVHISDLPPELLSLPQDSAPVTNWEQALRQWADQALARGQSSLLNSAVPAFERIMIETALKHTAGRRRDAAVLLGWGRNTLTRKIKELGMKVDGGDDDEGDEG, encoded by the coding sequence ATGAGCCGTAGTGAAACCGTGTGGATCGTCGATGACGACCGTTCTATCCGTTGGGTCCTGGAAAAAGCCTTGCAGCAGGAAGGCATGACCACGCAAAGCTTCGACAGCGCCGATGGCGTGATGAGCCGCTTGGCGCGCCAGCAGCCGGATGTGATCATCTCCGACATCCGCATGCCGGGTGCCAGCGGACTGGACCTTCTGGCACGGATTCGCGAACAACACCCACGGCTGCCAGTCATCATCATGACCGCGCACTCCGACCTGGACAGCGCTGTCGCGTCCTATCAGGGCGGCGCGTTCGAATACCTGCCCAAGCCGTTCGATGTCGACGAAGCCGTCTCCCTGGTCAAACGCGCCAACCAGCACGCTCAAGAACAGCAAGGTCTGGAAGTCGTTCCGACACTGACCCGCACCCCGGAAATCATCGGCGAAGCGCCGGCGATGCAGGAAGTGTTTCGTGCCATCGGGCGCTTGAGCCACTCCAATATCACCGTGCTGATCAACGGCGAATCCGGTACCGGTAAAGAGCTCGTGGCCCACGCCCTGCACCGTCACAGCCCACGGGCGGCCTCGCCGTTCATTGCGCTGAACATGGCGGCCATCCCCAAGGACCTGATGGAATCCGAGCTGTTCGGCCATGAAAAAGGTGCATTCACCGGCGCGGCCAACCTGCGTCGCGGGCGTTTTGAGCAGGCTGACGGCGGCACGCTGTTCCTCGATGAAATCGGCGACATGCCGGCGGATACCCAGACTCGCTTGCTGCGGGTATTGGCGGACGGTGAGTTCTACCGTGTCGGCGGCCATGTGCCAGTGAAGGTCGATGTACGCATCATCGCTGCGACTCACCAGAACCTGGAAACCCTGGTGCATGCCGGTAAATTCCGTGAGGACTTGTTCCACCGCCTCAACGTGATCCGCATCCACATTCCACGGCTGTCGGACCGTCGCGAAGACATCCCGACCCTGGCCAAGCATTTTCTCGGGCGCGCCGCGCAAGAACTGGCGGTGGAACCGAAGCTGCTGAAAAGCGAAACCGAGGAATACCTGAAGAACCTGCCGTGGCCAGGCAACGTGCGTCAGCTGGAGAATACCTGCCGCTGGATCACTGTGATGGCCTCGGGTCGCGAAGTGCACATCAGCGATCTGCCGCCAGAGCTGCTGAGCTTGCCGCAGGATTCGGCGCCGGTAACCAACTGGGAGCAAGCGTTGCGTCAGTGGGCTGATCAAGCGCTGGCTCGCGGCCAGTCGAGTTTGCTCAACAGCGCCGTGCCGGCCTTCGAGCGGATCATGATCGAAACCGCCCTCAAACACACCGCCGGCCGCCGCCGCGATGCTGCCGTTTTGCTGGGTTGGGGCCGTAATACCCTGACACGCAAGATCAAGGAACTGGGGATGAAGGTTGATGGTGGGGATGATGATGAGGGGGATGAGGGCTAG